The Thermodesulfobacteriota bacterium genomic sequence AGCTCTTTCCCGGCCTCCCAGAAGAACTGCTTTGCGTTGTCATTCAGCGTCCCCTCTTCGTCGAATATCGCGAGTCCCTCGACCACGTCCGGGTCGGTAAGGTCAGAGCCTGCGGGGGGTCTTCTTATGACTTCTTTACTCCCTGTACTCTCGGGAACGTCTACAAATCCGTAGAGCGCGAGCCTGCCCTGCCAGTATCTTTCGGTCGTTATAGGTGTCAATATCGAGAGGAATATTCTGTCTCTGAGCGCAATGGCCGTTGAAGACTGAGGAGCCGTAGGAGATACTCCGGAAGTGCTGAAAATCTTTATCTGGCCTGCTATGTCGTGAAGGGCATCCGCTAGCTCTTCCGGGCTGTTAACGAAAAAGGCAAAATCTTTAAGCTGTTTATCAGTATCGTTAAACGGTGCCCCGGTATTGAAAAAAGTATTGTCAAAAATATTCACGCTCTGAAACTGGCATTGCCCGTTCTCACTCCTGTTCGACGCAGTGTTTTTACATCCCTGGAGTTGAGACGTCGCGGGAGCGGTATCTATATCTTTAACCCTCCCCAGATTCTTGAACACATCGAATTCAGTACCCTGTGGGAATATGAGCGGGTCATCGAGGTCGACAGACCCCGGCACTTCAACTCCGTTGGGAGCCGTGTGCTGTATTATCCCTTCGGTATGAGTCCCTCCGGCAAGCGCCATAGCATTGAGTGTCCTCCGTGCCTCCGGGCTCTCTATACCGAGTCCGATTACAAAGACAAGGACTTCCTTTTTATACGAATTTCCCTGGTTCGGGACAGGATTCCTAGAGTAGTACGTCCGCAGGTTGCTGACCGCCTGTATAGAGCTTCTTCTGTTTGCGTTGGTCGTCAATCCGCCCGTCGTCTGGTTGTTGCCCGAAGGACCGTTAGTCTCTCCTGCACACGTATCCTCACCGTCAGTAATGATTATCACAAACTCGGGCCTGCACTCGATGGATGGGTCCGACTGGAGCTCCACCTTGAATGCGCCGAGTGCGTCGTCGTTTATCACGTTCCCGCCAGAGTTGCCGCTGTTCGGGTTGTCATCGAACCCGAGGACCCACGCGAGCGGCGTACCCCCATCTCCCCGCTCCCTCCTGTAGAATGACCATATATTCCTGAGGTTCGCCTCGCTCGCCCCTGCGAAACCACCCTGAGCCAGCCTGTATGTATCGGGGTCGGTGCATCCGTCCCAATGGCCTTTCCCTGAATAGGAAAGCGGACGTATTCTAATGCCCAGCTCGTCCCCGTCAGCATCAGTCAGCTCGCTTGCAAGTTTTGTGTCGGTGGCGCCCGTAATCGGCAGGTACCTGTTCGAGCTCGGGTTCCCGTCGTCCCTCACTATCTGTCTCACGTTCCTGAACGGTGTGAACATATAGTCCTGACACGTGATGGAGTTGCTCGTCCCGTCGAACAGTTCATTGGGGTCGTCGCACATCTGTCCTGCTAAAGAATCGTCTGCATCGAGAAAGTCGAAGAGCACGCTGTGGAGTATATCCATCCTGCTGCTCCCGTATTGGGGCTTCCCGTCGCAGTCCGGATTTCCCGGGATTTTGCAGTTTTCGGACTTGTTTTTGGTTATGGCCTGTGAGGTTTGAACACAGGTTTTTACATTATTGTATCCCGTTGTATTATCACAGCCGGGGCTGGTCCCCCCTATGCAGTACTGAGAAGCGCATTGAGTAAAACCGGCCAGCGAGTCCATGGCCGCGGCAGCCTGAGAATACTCATTATCCTGAACGCCGTTGTTGTCGCAATTCGCTATTGTTTCCGTGAGAACGTTGTCGTTGTTCCCGCAAACGTCGTCAAAGATCGTATTCATCTGATCCTGGGTCAAAGCGGGAGCACCGCCGCCCGGCGGGGCCGTGATGCAAGCTATGTGTGAGAGTAGATCTTGTTCAGTTCCTACTATTCCGAACCCGTTGTGGTTCTTCGAGCCGCACACAGAGAGGTTCGAGATATTCTCCATGCAGTGAGCGGCTGACCTTGTGCACTGGGAATACGCAGGGGTATTGGCCGCGAAAGAATCGCAGTTGAATAGCTCTTCGCAATCCTCTATGACGCCGCTATCGTCCTCCTCGTCCCAGTTCCCTACCTGCCCTCCGCCCCAGCTCCTCAACATGGAGCCCGAGTAGTCCGTTATAAGCAGCACGTTCGGCTCACCGCCGACTATCTGGGAAATTATGATGTTGAGGTCTTCTATTTCGTTCTTTTTGATAGGCTCCCCCTGTGCCCCCTTTACGAAAAGGAGGAGGAGCATCAGGCAAAATATTTTCACCCTGTTGATCCCGAATTTCTTTTTAATATTCACTCTCGCATCCCGCATACTATTAATTTCACTCCACAATTTCATCTTCACTGCGAATACATCTGGTTCGCATTTCCGGGTATGAATGTCTCAAAACCAGCGGCTACCTCGGTGCCTGTATTTATCGTATCCTTAACGTCGTCTATATCCTTGTCCCCTTCGTCCTTACCTGTTACCCGAAATGTGACAGGAACGAGACCCGCCCCTCCCGAGGCGCTCGTTGACATGCTCGTATTCTTAAGCGGCCTCTGTATCGTTTTGGTTATAGGCGGTATTTCGACGATCTGGCCTGAACCTTCAGTAGCGCTGTCGAGGAGCCTTGGGCCCGACCTGCACCTGGCTCCGTTCCCCAACTCCTCGTCCAGTATCAGCAGCTCGCTCGCGCCGCCCTGCCCCAGAAGCACCGTGTCTTTATTCTGGAGGAGGAAGTACAGGACCTCTATCCCGATGATTTCGAACCTGTTCCTCCCCTCCCGTACGCAGTCCTCGGCCGCGAGGAAAGCCTCCTGGCCCTGCTTGTAATTGGACATGGCGCGGAAATCGTTATTCGAATTGAAGGACACAGTTGTCGCAAGCACGGACATCACAAGGAGCATTATCAATGCCATTATGATCGCGACGCCCTCTTCATTCCTACATATGTCTAAAGGGGCATTTTCCGCGATTGCACTATCTTTCTTTTCATCAAGTGATTTAAGCTTCATCATAAGATCAGCCGAACTCCTCTCTTGAATGATTCCTCATATAAACGGTCGTGGATAATATGCGGTACGTGTAACCTTCCTCAGGCTCGTTTGTCGTAGCCGACGGCGAAGCGACGGTCCTCTGCAATACGTCCGCTATGGCGGGGATTGTCTGTGTGTATTCTCCGCCCTGCATCTTTTGCGGCTTTATCTTGGATTTGACGACTATATATATTTCGACAGACCTTATGTCCTGCTCCCTCCCGTTCAAAGCCGTAGCCGTGAAGTCCGGGTACTTACCGTTGTTCGCGGCAAGGGGAACTCCGACTTTGGTAATCCCGCCGTTTGAGTCCTGTAGATTGAACACGAGCTGGAAATCGACGATGCCGGGCGCGTTCACCCCTCCGGCGATCGGGAGTACCTGGCCGCCGTTCCGCTGAAGAAGAAGCTCGTTATCTGCGAGGTCCACCATCAATGTCTTGGACGTGACTATGGTCATTTCGGACGTCTGCGAAGAAAAAGTAGGAAGGAACCCGTAGTCCACACCGTTCACAGCAGTACCGTTTATAAAATCCGAAAACCCGCCGAATGTTGACACAGGAAGATTATGGACTTTTATATCCTCGAGCGAATCTATAGTCGCAGTCTTGGTGCTTCCGTCGACGCTCGCACGCAGAATAACCGAGCATTCGGTGCATTTTTCCGGTTCCAGGTTGCAGTTAACCGTACTATCGGGGTTGCAGAGAGCCGTGCGTGACCTGAGACCCAGAAGTATTTCCGGATTTGCGGCGATCTCCCCTATCAAATTATTCGTATCCTCGTCGAACCACTGGGAAGGTAATCTTAGCTGGAGCGGATCGTTTTGAACGACCTCGATCAGGCCGGGTACCGACGGCAGATCGGTTCCGTCCTGTCCCCGTGTGATATCCCATGTGTATAAAGTAATGCAATCTGGAGGGGAGTTGGCGGAACCATCTTTATCTGTATCGACAGTACAGGGATTATTCCCTTCGCTTCCACCGTTAACAAATTGAACAGCAAAAGTCTTACCCTGGCGTGATCCTGCGTTCCTTATCTCCGTCGCCAGGTAATCCAGAGTCGCTCTTCCGGTCTGGTCCATGTCGACCGCTTCCTTCGTCATCTTGAACTGCCTCTGCTGCTGCTGGAGAGCGATCGTCATGCCCGTGATGATGATTGCAAGAATCGATACAGAGATCATTAGCTCGATCATCGTGAAACCCTTACTACCCGTTAACCGTGGCGTTCTTTCCATGTATATAATCCTCAAGGCACATGCGGAACAATTATTTCAGTCCAGGCGGGAATAAACTGACTCCAGTCTTCCTCGTGTGCGCTGAAAACCATGTTCTGCACGGCGAGTGCGTCTCTTTTGTTTAAGCCGCTTAATCCGGTTTCCGCAAACTGGCCCTTTGTCTTGATGCCGTAAGTCACGCTCAAAATAGTCTCAGGAGGGTCGGCCGACGCATCCGTATCCGAAGCCACCCGCTTGACCACGATCAGTGAATCACCTGCTCCCCCCGAACACTGCGCAGCGTTGCTCTTGAATGAGACCTTTTTAGGATCAAAGTCGTGCACGTCGATAACAGCACACGTCGTCTCGAGGGCCTGGTCCGGATCCGGGGTTACTTCGGCCAGCGGATTGCAGGGACATGTGTCGCATATCCTGTTTGAGTTGCTCGTCTTGCAGTACTGGAGGTGCGGCTCCGAATCGCTGCCAGGATTGAGCCTCCCGGCCTGCGCCTCGACGAATGCAATCGAATTTAGAATGTGCGCCCTCTTCACCTCTTCCATATCCCTGTCGGCTATGAACTGTATAATATTCGCTGCGTACGTTCCCTCCTCAGCCAGCTGTTTCTGCCTTAGAGAGAGGAACTGCATCTGAGCCATCGCAAGGAACCCCAGGGCCATGATGGTCACCGCGATCATTAACTCGGTAAACGTAAACCCCTTCTCGTTCGAAAGTGTAGTCATATCGACCCCGACTTTGTAAGACACATCTCATGAGATTTGCAAGTATTATGCCAGTGCAAAATTATGGGTAACTATCTGAGATTACTAAATATATCATTATATAAATTGAAGGAAACTATGGGTGGAAATGCAAAAATTGCCCTAATTGCGCAAAAAATGCATATAAAAGACAAATTATAGGTTCAGATTCCCTATAAATCGAAAAGTAAGGGTGGGAAATCCGGGTAACCCGAATTATCAGAATTTTTCTTCGTACCTGGGGAAGAGGCTGCTCCCCTTGACCACGGTCTGACCGGGTTTGATGAGATCCGCGCGCCCGGCGTCGGCGAGCCTGAGAGAGGAGAAGGGCTCCCCTGAGCCGAGCCTCCTCCATATCTCCTCCGAAGACGCAGGCATAAAAGGGTGAATCAGTATGGAGACAACTCCGATCGAGCGTGATATCGTAAAGAGCACGGTATCGAGCCTATCTTCTTTCTTCTCTTTAGCGAGCGACCACGGGGCCTCTTCGTCGACGTATTTATTGACGAGCGCTATGAAATCCCAAATCGCGCCGAGCGCCTTATGAAACGCTATTTCGTTCATCGCGTCCTCGACCTGTCCTAAAAGAGATGACGTCGCACGCTCTATAGAATTCTCGCTCCCGCCGAGTGGGCCGGGCGCAGGTATCTTCCCTCCCCTGTATCTCTCGAGCATTCCGAGAGTACGGCTGACCAGGTTTCCGAGCCCGTTCGCTAGGTCGCCGTTCACCCTGGTTATGATCGCGTTTTTGGAAAAGTCCCCGTCCTGCCCGAAGGGTATTTCCCTGAGAAGAAAATATCTGAAGACGTCCGCACCGAACTCTTCCGCCATCTGATAGGGATCGACGACGTTGCCGAGGGACTTTGACATCTTCTCCCCCTCGACCGTCCACCAGCCGTGGGCGAATACGGTTTTGGGCAGGGGTATGTTCGCCGACATGAGGAACGCCGGCCAGAAAACAGCGTGGAAGCGGAGAATGTCCTTACCGACAAGGTGTATGTTGGCCGGCCATATGCCTGCGAACCTTTCGGGGTCGTCGGGGAAACCGGCTGCAGTGATATAGTTTGTCAGTGCGTCGAACCATACGTATATGACGTGCCTCGGGTTACCGGGCACGGGGATTCCCCAGTTGAACGTAGTGCGGCTTATACTGAGGTCTTTAAGCCCTCCCTCCACGAAACGAACGACCTCGTTCAGTCTGTATCCCGGCTGAACGAATTCCGGGAATTTTCTGTAGTGCTCGAGAAGCCTTTCCTGATACCGGGAAAGCCTGAAAAAATAACTCTCTTCCTTGACCCTCTCGATTATGGGCCTCTTCTCTTCGGGGAGCTCCATTATCTCTTCATACTGTGTATCGGTTATGTACGCCTCGTTCCTCACGTCGTACCAGCCTTCATACTCATCGAGGTAAATATCGCCCGCGTCCTTGATCCTCCTGAAAATTTCCACTACGGCCCTCTCGTGGCGTTTCTCGGTCGTTCTGATGAAGTCGTCGTTCGTTATATTGAGGGCCTGTGAAAGGTTCTGGAACCGCTTGACGACGCGGTCCGCGAGCTCTATCGGTTTTTCACCGTGGGCCTCGGCAGTCCTCTCGATCTTCTGTCCGTGCTCGTCCGTGCCCGTAAGGAAAAAGACCCTGTCTCCCTTGAGTCTCCTGAACCTCGCAATCGCGTCGGCGGCTATCGTAGTATAGGCGTGCCCTATGTGAGGCACGTCGTTTACGTAATAAATCGGTGTTGTGACGTAAAAAGCTTTAGACATTCTATTCAGGTCTCCGTTCCGAACCCGCGTAACCGGGGAGGAATTTTTTCCGGCATTAAATTTTACACCGATTGCGGATCAGTCGTTGCCCGCATCGACAGCTAATTTCAAGAAAAGGTTGTCCAGAACGAGCTTCGCATTCGCATTCGCCCGGACTATATCATACCAAGCCGTCTCGACGCTCCTCTCCATTTCGAGTAAATGTTCCACATCCCATTTCCCGGACATGCTTTTTATAGATTCCCCGAAGTCCGTATTAGTCAGACAGTCGGAGCCTATCCTGGCAAGGGCGAGGTCGCGGAGCCAGAGTAATATAAACGTGAAACCGAGCTCTAGCCCGTCCGCTTCCTCCTGAGACGACCCCGAAGAAATATGCTCGGAGAGGCTCGATATATCGGAGGCTGAATTCTTCCTTATGTTTCCGAGCCTGGTTATCAATTCTTTTCTCCACTCCATCAGGTCACTGTCAAACCCCAACGCCTTTCCTATGCTCCCGCCCGAGAGCTTCGAGGTGAGGAGCGCCTGTTCCGAAGACATATTGCTCCGCTCTTTCAGAACCCCGGCGACGAGATCTTCGGGCAAAGCATTGAATTCAATCGTCTGGCACCTCGACCTGAGCGTGGGGAGAAGGGAACCGGGACGCGAAGATACGAGAATAATCACCGAGCCGGGCGGCGGTTCCTCGAGGGTCTTCAGAAACGCGTTCTGAGCGCTCTGATTCATCCTTTCCGCTTCATCGACGATCACGACTTTATACCTGCCTTCGAACGGTCTCAGGTAAAGCCTCTCCTCGATCTCGTCGCGGACCTGCTCGACTTTGATGTTTTTAACGCCGGCGAACTCGATGAGAATTACGTCCGGGTGAATCCCTTTCTCTATTTTCCTGCACGAGGCACATTCGCACCTTTCATCCGATACACGCGCGTCCCCGACACAGTTAAGGAGCTTGGCAAACTCGATCGCCGCCAGCTTCTTCCCCACGCCGTCAGGGCCCGTGAAGAGATACGAATGCGACACCAGATTTTCGCGCGCTGCGCGGCGGAGAATATTTTTTTGAAAATCGTGACCTGTTATTCCTTCGAACATTGCCCTCTAGCTGTCCCTGCGGGTAATCCGGGTCACATGCGATCCGGCATATCCGCTACGACGAAAGACGCTCCATCACGAGAGTCCTTATCTCCTCGTGCACTGCCGGTATATCTCTCGCCGCGTTTATACTCTTGATCCTTTCCGGCTCCCTCCTCGCGATGAGCATATATCCCTGCCTTATCATCTCGTGGAACTCGATCGGCTCCTCGTCCATCTTTGTGATAGACCCCCTCTCCTTGAGCCTCGTCAACCCCTCCCTTACCGGCAGGTTGAGGAGGAACGTGATCTCCGGTGTGACGTCAAGCGCCGAGGCTTTCGCGGCCTTGTTGACGAGCCTCATGTCGAGCTTCCTCCCGTAGCCCTGATACACGATTGTGGAATCGTAAAACCTGTCGCAGATCACGATCTCGCCGTTTTTCAGCCTGGGTTCTATAAAGTCTTTTACGTGCTGAGCCCTGTCGGCGCAAAAAAGAAAAAGCTCGGCCATGGGAGAGAGCACGAGGTCCCTCTCTTCCAGTATGATCGTCCGTATGAGGTTTCCCAGCTGCCCCCAGCCGGGCTCCCTCGTCACCGTGACATTGTACCCCTTGCCGGACAGATACTCGCTGAGGAGATTAGCTTGTGTGGATTTGCCGCTGCCTTCTATACCTTCGAATGTAATAAGCATATATTTGGATCTATCCTCGCGGATGAGAGAATCGGGTTACGGGGACACCGGAATGCCCGTCAACTGGTTTTAAGTTTCAATTCACCGCAGAATCCTACCATAATATCAATAACTGATACAGACCGGCTTCAATCCCCCTTTTCGAGAGCGCGGTTGAGCATTTTAAGCTCGGAGGCGGTGAGGTCTCTCCACTTGCCTCTCTCCAGATTTCCTATCTTAACTGGGCCTACGGACATCCTGGTCAGCTGCATGACGGGATGGCCGAATTTAGCGAAAAACCTCTTTACGAGGTGGTTCCTCCCTTCGTGAAAAGAGAGCTCGACCGTGGTCGATTCCCTGTCGTGCTTAACTATCTTTATCCAGTCGGGCTTCGCAGGACCGTCCTCAAGCTCCGTCCCGGCCTTCATCCTCGTATATGCGTCGCTGTTTACGATGCCCTTTACCCTCGCCCTGTAGACCTTGGGAAGCTCATATCTCGGATGGAGTATCCTGTTGGCAAGCTCCCCGTCGTTAGTCAGTATGATCAGCCCCTCGGCGTCGTAATCGAGCCTCCCGACGGGGAATACCCTCTCCGGTATGCCCTTTATGAGCTCCTCTATCGTTTGTTTCTTGTCCTGCCCCTCCCCGAGCGCCGTTATGAAGAGCTTGGGCTTGTAGAGCATAACGTACCTTTTTAATTCAGGCTCGAGCACGTTCCCCATCACCTCGACTCTGTCTTTGTCCGTATCGACGGTGCGCCCGAGCTCTTTCACGACCGCACCGTTTACCTTCACGCCGCCTGACTCTATGAGCTCGTCCGCCTTTCTCCTCGAAGCGACCCCGCACATGGAGAGATATTTATTCAGTCTGACAATCAATCCCTCTTTCTCCCTGACAATAGTAACGGGGTTTTAC encodes the following:
- a CDS encoding pilus assembly PilX N-terminal domain-containing protein, with the translated sequence MMKLKSLDEKKDSAIAENAPLDICRNEEGVAIIMALIMLLVMSVLATTVSFNSNNDFRAMSNYKQGQEAFLAAEDCVREGRNRFEIIGIEVLYFLLQNKDTVLLGQGGASELLILDEELGNGARCRSGPRLLDSATEGSGQIVEIPPITKTIQRPLKNTSMSTSASGGAGLVPVTFRVTGKDEGDKDIDDVKDTINTGTEVAAGFETFIPGNANQMYSQ
- a CDS encoding prepilin-type N-terminal cleavage/methylation domain-containing protein, producing MERTPRLTGSKGFTMIELMISVSILAIIITGMTIALQQQQRQFKMTKEAVDMDQTGRATLDYLATEIRNAGSRQGKTFAVQFVNGGSEGNNPCTVDTDKDGSANSPPDCITLYTWDITRGQDGTDLPSVPGLIEVVQNDPLQLRLPSQWFDEDTNNLIGEIAANPEILLGLRSRTALCNPDSTVNCNLEPEKCTECSVILRASVDGSTKTATIDSLEDIKVHNLPVSTFGGFSDFINGTAVNGVDYGFLPTFSSQTSEMTIVTSKTLMVDLADNELLLQRNGGQVLPIAGGVNAPGIVDFQLVFNLQDSNGGITKVGVPLAANNGKYPDFTATALNGREQDIRSVEIYIVVKSKIKPQKMQGGEYTQTIPAIADVLQRTVASPSATTNEPEEGYTYRILSTTVYMRNHSREEFG
- a CDS encoding prepilin-type N-terminal cleavage/methylation domain-containing protein, which translates into the protein MTTLSNEKGFTFTELMIAVTIMALGFLAMAQMQFLSLRQKQLAEEGTYAANIIQFIADRDMEEVKRAHILNSIAFVEAQAGRLNPGSDSEPHLQYCKTSNSNRICDTCPCNPLAEVTPDPDQALETTCAVIDVHDFDPKKVSFKSNAAQCSGGAGDSLIVVKRVASDTDASADPPETILSVTYGIKTKGQFAETGLSGLNKRDALAVQNMVFSAHEEDWSQFIPAWTEIIVPHVP
- the metG gene encoding methionine--tRNA ligase → MSKAFYVTTPIYYVNDVPHIGHAYTTIAADAIARFRRLKGDRVFFLTGTDEHGQKIERTAEAHGEKPIELADRVVKRFQNLSQALNITNDDFIRTTEKRHERAVVEIFRRIKDAGDIYLDEYEGWYDVRNEAYITDTQYEEIMELPEEKRPIIERVKEESYFFRLSRYQERLLEHYRKFPEFVQPGYRLNEVVRFVEGGLKDLSISRTTFNWGIPVPGNPRHVIYVWFDALTNYITAAGFPDDPERFAGIWPANIHLVGKDILRFHAVFWPAFLMSANIPLPKTVFAHGWWTVEGEKMSKSLGNVVDPYQMAEEFGADVFRYFLLREIPFGQDGDFSKNAIITRVNGDLANGLGNLVSRTLGMLERYRGGKIPAPGPLGGSENSIERATSSLLGQVEDAMNEIAFHKALGAIWDFIALVNKYVDEEAPWSLAKEKKEDRLDTVLFTISRSIGVVSILIHPFMPASSEEIWRRLGSGEPFSSLRLADAGRADLIKPGQTVVKGSSLFPRYEEKF
- the holB gene encoding DNA polymerase III subunit delta' — encoded protein: MFEGITGHDFQKNILRRAARENLVSHSYLFTGPDGVGKKLAAIEFAKLLNCVGDARVSDERCECASCRKIEKGIHPDVILIEFAGVKNIKVEQVRDEIEERLYLRPFEGRYKVVIVDEAERMNQSAQNAFLKTLEEPPPGSVIILVSSRPGSLLPTLRSRCQTIEFNALPEDLVAGVLKERSNMSSEQALLTSKLSGGSIGKALGFDSDLMEWRKELITRLGNIRKNSASDISSLSEHISSGSSQEEADGLELGFTFILLWLRDLALARIGSDCLTNTDFGESIKSMSGKWDVEHLLEMERSVETAWYDIVRANANAKLVLDNLFLKLAVDAGND
- the tmk gene encoding dTMP kinase; translated protein: MLITFEGIEGSGKSTQANLLSEYLSGKGYNVTVTREPGWGQLGNLIRTIILEERDLVLSPMAELFLFCADRAQHVKDFIEPRLKNGEIVICDRFYDSTIVYQGYGRKLDMRLVNKAAKASALDVTPEITFLLNLPVREGLTRLKERGSITKMDEEPIEFHEMIRQGYMLIARREPERIKSINAARDIPAVHEEIRTLVMERLSS
- a CDS encoding pseudouridine synthase, translated to MIVRLNKYLSMCGVASRRKADELIESGGVKVNGAVVKELGRTVDTDKDRVEVMGNVLEPELKRYVMLYKPKLFITALGEGQDKKQTIEELIKGIPERVFPVGRLDYDAEGLIILTNDGELANRILHPRYELPKVYRARVKGIVNSDAYTRMKAGTELEDGPAKPDWIKIVKHDRESTTVELSFHEGRNHLVKRFFAKFGHPVMQLTRMSVGPVKIGNLERGKWRDLTASELKMLNRALEKGD